CTACGGTCTGCTCGGCCGGCGGCCCCGCCGCCCGCTCCGGCTGCGCCACGCGCCGTCCGCGGTGGTGCTGCACGCGGGCAGCGAGCGGACCTGGCCGGGGACCGCGCACCACACACTGTCCTTCGGCGCGGCGTGGGAGCGGACCTTCGACGAACTCACCCGCACCGGGCGGCTGATGAGCGACCCGTCGCTGCTGCTCACCCGTCCGACGCTGTCGGAACCCGGCCTCGCCCCGCCGGGCCGGCATCTGCACTATGTGCTGGCGCCCTGTCCCAACACCGAGACCGGACCCGGCGCCGAGGCGTGGCGCACGCTCGGTCCCCGGTACCGCGACGACCTGCTCGGGGTGCTGGAGCGGCGGGGCTTCACCGGCATCGCCACGGCCGTCGACGAGCTGGGCACGGTCACCCCGGCCGACTGGGCGGACCAGGGCCTGGCCGCCGGGACGCCGTTCTCCGCGGCACACACCTTCGCGCAGACGGGCCCGTTCCGTCCGCGGAACCTGGTGCGGGGCATCGAGAACGCCGTGCTGGCGGGGTGCGGCACCACTCCCGGGGTGGGCATCCCGACGGTGCTGCTGTCCGGCAAGCTGGCCGCGGCCCGGGTGACCGGGCTCCGCGCCCCCCGCTCCGGCCCGGGCGCGCCCCGCCCGGCGGAGGAAGCGGTGCCGGCATGACCGCCCGTGAACTCGACGCGGCGGGCATCACCGAGCCGGGACTGCGGGCCGCCTACGCCCACTGCCGCCGGCTCAACGCCCGGCACGGCAAGACGTACTTCCTCGCCACCCGGCTGCTGCCCGCCGACCGGCGGCCGGCCGTGCACGCCCTCTACGGATTCGCCCGCTGGGCCGACGACCTCGTCGACGACCTCGGCACCGGTGCCGGCCCCGCCGAGCGGGGGCGGGCGCTCGACGCCCTCCAGCGGTGCCTCGACGAGGGCCTGCGCGGCGACGCGAGCCCGGAACCGGTGGTGCGGGCGGTGGCTCACACCGCGTCCGTCCACGGCATCGACCACGGGCACTTCGCCGACTTCATGACGTCGATGCGGATGGACCTGGTGGTGACGGACTATCCGACGTACGCGGACCTCCAGCGCTACATGCACGGTTCGGCGGCGGTCATCGGACTGCAGATACTGCCCGTGCTGGGCACCCGCGTCCCCCGGGAGGAGGCCGCGCCGCACGCCGCGGCGCTCGGCGTCGCCTTCCAGCTGACCAACTTCCTGCGCGACGTGGGCGAGGACCTCGACCGGGGCCGGGTCTATCTGCCGGCCGATCTGCTGGCGGCGCACGGCGTCGAC
The sequence above is a segment of the Streptomyces lydicus genome. Coding sequences within it:
- a CDS encoding phytoene/squalene synthase family protein, with protein sequence MTARELDAAGITEPGLRAAYAHCRRLNARHGKTYFLATRLLPADRRPAVHALYGFARWADDLVDDLGTGAGPAERGRALDALQRCLDEGLRGDASPEPVVRAVAHTASVHGIDHGHFADFMTSMRMDLVVTDYPTYADLQRYMHGSAAVIGLQILPVLGTRVPREEAAPHAAALGVAFQLTNFLRDVGEDLDRGRVYLPADLLAAHGVDRELLRWSRDTGRRDPRIPAALAEAAALTRGVYRAAEPGLAMLDPVARPCMRTAFVLYGAILDAVRDQGYTVLHRRAVVSRRRRAATALGGLARAVAARRSARPPVAAHGRTLCPARKESP